ATTGCGTCAGGTTTGGAAAACGCGCAATGACTTTCTCACCATCACTAATCTCCAGCGCCTCTGTGCGAACGACGACTTCTACCGTGACCGTGGGATCATCCGGCGCTCCACCACCGGCTCCGCTCGGCATATTTAGCTCTAAAATTGTTACCCTTGAGAACACCGCCGATACCAACAGAAACGGCACCAGCACCACCATCAGGTTTAGGAAGGCGGTGATGTCCAGCTCCGGGGCCTCTTTATCTCTCCCGTGGCGCCGCCTTCTCATTACGCAGTTTCCGTTTGCTGTTCTTCGGTTTTGGCCTCGGCCACTGGTTGTGATTTGGTGTGCTTCTCAGACTTGCTAGCCGACTTGTTTTCACCTTTATTTTTTGAAGCAGGCGCATCGACTTCGAAGCGACGGCGGGTTGAACTGTCAATCAGATTGGAGGCTTTTACGGAAACCATTTCCAGGCTATCGATAATTTCTCCAGTGAGGGAGTTGAGCAGTGCATGCACAATCAACAGGGGGATACCGGTCATCAGACCGAAAGCCGTTGTGTTCATCGCTACCGAGATACTGGCGGAAAGAAGGTCGGCTTTTTCTGCCGGGTTGGCATTGGCCACTGCGGTAAAGGCTTCAATCAGGCCCATAATAGTTCCGAGCAGACCCAGCAGCGTGGCGATATTAGAAAACAGTGCTACGTAGGGCGTGCGCTTTTCCAGCTGCGGAGTGATTTCCATCATGCTCTCTTCCATCGCGATTTCGATATCTTCGCGGCGGCGCACTGCACCCTGACGGGCCAGCCCCATGGAAAGTAGCTTTGCCACACTGGAGTTATCCTGCTTAACCAGATTGCGCGCACGATCGAAATCACCACTGGAGAGGATTGGCTGCAATTTATCCCACATAGTGCGGTTGGTACGACGCTCGTAATGCAGGCGAATAAATCGCTCAATTGCTACTGCGCCACCCAGGGCGGCCACCACAAGAATGGGGTACATAAAAGTACCGCCCGTCTGGAAAAACTCGATGACGCTGTTGAAAAAGTCCATTACAAACCCTCTTGAGAAATACTGCAGTAATTGGTTGCTGCTCTGGCTTTAGCCAGAGAAAGGACGGCGTTAATCGCCGGACAGGCTGAGCTGGTAGAACTCCAGCTCACGCATGAAAACTTCCTTGTCGAGCGGCTTGAGCTTGTCGTCCATCAAACTGGAGACAAGATCACTTTCGACACCCACCTCGGAACTTTTCCAGGGAACGATATACAG
The DNA window shown above is from Microbulbifer variabilis and carries:
- a CDS encoding MotA/TolQ/ExbB proton channel family protein, coding for MDFFNSVIEFFQTGGTFMYPILVVAALGGAVAIERFIRLHYERRTNRTMWDKLQPILSSGDFDRARNLVKQDNSSVAKLLSMGLARQGAVRRREDIEIAMEESMMEITPQLEKRTPYVALFSNIATLLGLLGTIMGLIEAFTAVANANPAEKADLLSASISVAMNTTAFGLMTGIPLLIVHALLNSLTGEIIDSLEMVSVKASNLIDSSTRRRFEVDAPASKNKGENKSASKSEKHTKSQPVAEAKTEEQQTETA